The genome window CACTGAAGTGGTTGTATGAACTTAGATTCTTGCAACTGTGCATGAATGTTTCAATAACACCACATATTACAAGGACTTTCATATTTTAGCACTTTGAAATTCACCTTGGGGTTCTGGCACTCAAACCAAGATTGTCTTAAACCTATCAGGGTTTGAGATGATTAAGTCCATAGACTCTTTAAGGGGGTGGCCCATTTTTGACCCTCACTTCTAGTGTGTAGTACTTTAGTGATCCCAAATTAAAGTTTGTGGTACTTACCAGGAAGCGTCTTCTGTGGGGTGCCCTGAACTCCAAGTTTGTTCCCTCAACCCTGAGAGTTGCAAAGCTCTACTCACTTGCTCAGCTGTTCAGCTTCCACTTGGATCAACAACTGCTTCTCAGGAAAAGCTGTAGTCCTTTTAGGATCTTGTCCTCCCAAATCGTCAGCAGTGTGTAGCTCACCAATGATTTCAAAAAGTagttgtgtgagtgtgtttgtcaGCTTCATCTCACACTGAAATCCTGATCTCCAATTTCATTCCATGCATCATGTGGAAATGAGTTCGCTGAGTTGGAGGGTCCTCAGAGTAAAGCTAATCTAATCCAAATCCTATCCATGGATGTACACAGTTGGGTAGATCCTCCAGTTAAATATCTGGAGTAGAAGCCAAAATGCGCCAAATCCTTTTCTTAGGTTTTTCACAAGATTGAAATGACTGAAGTTGGTATTTTTAAACTTGCTTACCTGATTCTCTTGGAGATGGGgatcttaaataatttttcctggGTCCCCCAGATTGTAGGTGACTACGGCTAGAGGCTGACCCAGGGCCAAGGGACCTGTTCCCAAATCCATGTACTTTCTCCAGTCCCATGTGGCACCTTTGTAGTTGGCTTGAGTTGAGTGAAttgtgggggtggagagaagaaTCGGTTTTCCCTCAAATGTGGCAGTGAGCAGGGCCACAAGAGGAATGGTAGCCTTTTTTACATGAAACAATGTTTTCTCATCCCCAGGAACGAATAGGCCCTTTGGAGTCCTGTCTGCTTTCTGACCAAGAGCAGTGCTGAGCTTGGATTCAACTACTCTGCGATCAAGGAGCTCCTCTGGGCACCTACCTATGCACCCAAGGCCAGTGGCCTCACAGGAACAAGACATTCAGGACAGGAAGCACGGTGAGATCTGAGGGTGTGTCTGTTCCGTGGAGAGATGCTGCAGAGCCCAACCTCCTGAAGAAAACCCACCTCGGTCCAGTCCTTCATTCACAGCGCAATGGCGGTCGAAGCAGCCCTGGCAGGACTCCAGGCAGAAGCCAACTGTCCCATCTGTCTGGATTATCTGAGAGACCCTGTCACCATCGAATGTGGCCACAACTTCTGTCGATCTTGCATCCAACAGTCCTGGGAAGACCGCTGGGACATGTTCCCTTGCCCCGTCTGCCGTCACCCGTGCCAACAGAGGCACTTCAGGAGCAACGCCCAGCTGGGAAGGATGATCGACGTCACCAAGCTCCTCCACATCACCAGGAGCaagaagaagaggcaggaagagaggcgCTTGTGCAAGAAGCACAACCAGCTCCTGACCCTCTTCTGTGAGGAGGACCTGGAGGTGTTGTGTGCCCTGTGCACTCAGCCCCCTGACCACCAGGGCCACCAGGTGAGGCCCCTGGAGGAGGCTGCCTCTCATCACAGGCAGAGACTCAGCAGTTACATCGAGCCCCTGAAGAAGCAGGTGGCAGATGTTCAGAAATTAATAAGCATTCAAAGCAAAAANNNNNNNNNNAAGCAGGTGGCAGATGTTCAGAAATTAATAAGCATTCAAAGCAAAAAACCCTTAGAACtgggagagaagatggaaaaCCAAAGGCAGGGATTATTCTCTGAATTTGAATGCCTGAAGCAGTCCTTAGAACGTGATCAAGAGGTAGTTCTCTCAAAGGTAGCTGATGAAGAGAAGGACATTCAATAGAAACTCAGTGCAAACATAACCGCATTTTCAGACCACATTTCCACCCTCAAAGGTCTACTAAGCAAAGTAGTAGAGAACAGTGTGATGTCTGAAGTATAATTGCTCTCACAAATTAAGAATTTCtaccagggggccggcccggtggtgcagcggttaagtgcgcatgttccacttaggcggcccgggttttgccagttcggatccggggtgtggacatggcaccgcttgtcaagccatgctgtggtaggcgtcccacatataaagtagaggaagatgggcacagatgttagctcagggccagtcttcctcagcaaaaaggggaggattggcagcagatgttagctcagggctaatcttcctcagaaaaaaaaagaatttctcccAGAAGTCTGAGGATGAGATGAGCCCATCAATCTTTTCCATTCAGCTAAGGAGAAAAGGCTGCAGTTTCCCTCTCCAGCATTCTGCTTTGCAGAAAATTATAGAGAAATTCAGAGTAAATATAATTCTAGATCCTGAAACAGCACACCCTCACCTGATGGTCTCTGAGGATAAAAAATGTGTGacttacaaagagaaaacaaaacctgATTTTCCAAAAAGATTTACAGTCAACACAGTTGTCCttggttttccattttttcattctgGAAGGCATTTCTGGGAGGTAGAAGCGAGGGACAAATCTGAATTGGCTCTCGGGGTTTGCAAAGACTCTTCCCACAAAGGCAAGGAGACCTCCATCAGCCCGGCAGAGATGCTGGAAGATTCAACTGCAGGGAGATAGTTACGCTGCACCAGGAGCTATTCCACCCCCTCTACTGTTAGAAGTGAAACTCGGAAGCATTGGCATTTTCCTGGACTACCAGCTGGGTGAGATCTCATTTTACAACATGACTGAGAAATCGCACATCTATACTTTCACTGACACTTTTACTGGACCTCTGAGGCCTTATGTCCACATAGGATCTGAATCAAAACCTCTCAGAATCTGTACAGGAACAGACTGTGAATGAAAACTCCCTGCTAGGCTAgatcgttttttttttaagattggcacctgagctaacaactgttgccaatctttttttttttttttgaggaagattagccctgagctaactactgccaatcttcctcttttttttgctgaggaagactggccctgagctaacatccatgcctatcttcctctactttatacgtgggacgcctactacagcatggcttttaccaagcagtgccatgtccacacccagaatctgaaccggcgaaacccagcctgctgagaagcggaatgttcGAACctgaccactgtgccacggggccggaccccccccttttttttttctgcttttttcctccccaaatccccccagcacatagttgtgtatttttttagttgtgggtcctcctagttgtggcatgtgggatgccgcctcaacgtggcctgataagtggtaccatgtccttgcccaggatccgaaccggtgaaaccctgggccacggaaacggagctcgcaaacttaacgactcggccacggggccggccccaggctagatcattttaatagttttggtttttttaataatgGAAAGTGgcatatgtgaaatataaacaaacatacggacaaagaaaacagttcggcggttaccagaggaaggggggtgaggggtgggcacgggggtgaaggggagcacttacgtgatgacagacaagaaataatgtacaactgaaatttcccaataatgtaaactattatgaatctcaatttaaaaaaatatgtaaattaaaaaaaataataataacaatggaaAGTGGGTAGGCTATTGTATTAAAACTCCAGTCAATCTAACCCTCCCAAGTTTTTACCCCTCAAGAAGaaagtttcattttgtttcaacACCTGTCCAGGAAACGGTGCGAGCGATGCCTTTCTCCAGGAGTGCTGcaggggtttgccggttaggAGGCTGGTTGAGACTGGCAGAAAGTGCAGATGGAGTTTGCAAAGGATTAAACCAAAACAGGACCGGTTGACTTTGCCTCATCTCTGTAAAGCTTGGACTATGCTGCTATTCCTGCCACATACAAGCCGTCTACACACAGGGAGCAGACTGTAACCTTACTTTGATCAAAGGGCACAACTACAAGGGGTGGGGTGGACCACAGAGCCTAATACATCAGGGttggacatttttttctgttatctccTACAGGCAGCACACACCACATCAGCCTTCTTAGAAACTTTCTACATAATTTTCGTTTCATCCTAAATTCTTCGCTATTTTGCATCACATTTTACAACATGGAGACTCATTATAAGATTGGAAAGTCTTATTAACAACAGACACTACAGTTCAATACCATGTCAGAGAATAAAAGATGAGTCACTGGATAGTAAAAAATACGCAAGCATGACGGCGTACCtatttttattcagaattttcttaCAGATAAAGCTAACATTTATCGAGCCCTAATTATATCCCAGGAGTTGGAGTATGTTCAAAACAACTCTGAGTGGTAGGCACTAGgccattaaaaaaggaaaagtccatTGTGTATGTTTAAACCCTGGGACACTACATTAACGTCACCAGCGGGACCTGGGTCCTGTTCATTTTCCATGGTAGACTTAAATGCATTTGCAAAATGTAGAtaattctttgaaagaaagttatgaagattaaattatatatgtatatgtgtatacaccaAAGTTAACTTTCATCTCTTTCCCTATTTTGAACAAAACTTCATACCTTAGCCGTTTTTCCATCTTGACATGATGTTCATGTTATTTCCCCTTGTTTTTCTCTCCCAccaaaaatctttatatttttgaagaaaatacagtCAATGTATAGGTTTTTTTGGAGGatgaaaggaaaaactgaaaaggaCATTTCTCGTTCAGTAAATGTGAGCATGGTGGGTGCTGGGTGATGTCAGAGACCTGTCCGTTGTGTTAGATGTGATAACACGATGATCCAGGAAGTGCCCTGATTCCCAGAGAGTCACAGTAAGATACATCAGGGTGAAGTTTTTTCATGATTTTCATTAAAGAACGCCAGCAAAAAaagcgggggagggaggggaataaATGAAGCCAAGTGTGACAAAATATTGATAAGTGTTGAATCTCGGTGATGGTGTGTAGACATTAACTTTATGTACTCCTCTTTGTACCTTAgttgaaattaaaagaatgagcaaaagtctttccctttatctttgtgCCCTGACCTGAGGTTGCCGAATGGACTCTGCCTTCCACACCTACAGTTTGAATGGGCCCACTTGCAGTTGAATGAGCgtatttctctctcctgtcttgtCTAAGGAGATGTTTTTGATTAGTCATTAGATATTTTTGATTTTGGGCTAGTTTCAAATTTCTTGAGTTTTGAGAAGCTAGCTATCATTGAACTACAAATATTAACTGTCTGCTTCCTTAGAATTgagtgcaggggccagccctgtggccgagtcgttaagttcatgtgctcagctttggcggcccagggttttgccggtttgaatcctgggcgcggacatggcactgctcattaggccgtgccaaggtggcgtcccacatagcagaaccagaggaactcacaactggaatatgcaactgtgtactgtggggctttggggagaagaagaagaagggaaaaaaagaagattggcaacagatgttagctcaagtgccaatctttttttcttttttttgaggaagattagccctgagctaactactgccaatcctcttctttttgctgaggaagactggccctgagctaacatccgtgcccatcttcctctactttgtatgtgggatgcctaccacagcatggcttgccaagcggtgccacatccacaccggggatccgaactggccaacccagGGTGGACGAGAATcagaacgtgtgtacttaaccaccacaccaccagccGGCCCGGAAGTGCAGTTTTGGGTGGCTTTTGAGAGGGTAGGTTTGGCTAAGGTATCAGAGTTGAAGCAGGATTGGGGTGCTTTGTGCAGTAAATAGGTATTGTAGACATCTCTTAAGAAATTTGGCTTTAGGGGCTGTCCAggggggcagtggttaagttcgcatgttcagattctcggcagcctggggttcactggttcagatcccgggtgtggacatggcatcacttggcaaactatgctgtggtaggcgtcccacatataaagtagaggaagatgggcacggatgttagctcagggccagtcttcctcagcaaaaagaggaggattggcagcagttagctcagggctaatcttcctcaaaaaaaaaaaaagtgtgaaaaaaaagaaatttggcttTAAAACGCAGGAGAAAGGGCAGAAGCAGAACAGGCTCAggtttttattagttttaaacaATTGGGAGATGAAGACAATGGGAAGTTTGCAGTAGAGAGGAGAGGGGATAAGCTCTATCTTAAGAGATCGGTTCTCAAAGTGACTGGAGGCCTCCAGAGATCTTGAGGTCTAAACTATTTTCATCATAGTAAGACGTTACTTGACTTCTTCATTCACAAGTGTTCCACAAGTTGTCCAGAGGCAACATGACCACCACAGCAGAGGGAAGGCAGAAGCAAACAGGAGAAGCCACGTGTCTTCTATTGAGCCAAACATTAAAGACGTTTGTAAAAGTGTAAAACAATGTCGCTCTTCTCACTATTTGTGTGTGATGGAAATATAGttctttttcattgaaatattttccatgttaatatttgatggatttattttgtttccctccccaaagccccagtacagagttgtatatcctagttgcaagtcattctagattttgtgtgtgtatgtgaggaagattggccctgaactaacatccattgccaatcttcctctttttgcttgaggaaaattgtccctgagctaacatctgtgccaatctgtgccaatctccctctactttgtatatgggatgctaccacagcattttttttttctgctttatctccacaaaccccctcgtacatagttgtatatcattagttgcaggtccttctagttgtggcatgtgggacgccgcctcaacgtggcctgatgagcagtgccatgtccgcgcccaggatccgaaccctgggccgccgcagttgagtgcgcaaacttaaccattcggccacggagccagccccccacagcatggtttgatgagcagtatgtaggtcgcaccaaacctgtgaactctgggccaccaaagttgagcgtgcaaacttaaccactatgcctccaaGCCAGCCtccattctagttcttctgtgtgggaagccaccacagcacggcttgatgagcagtgtggaggtccgtgcccagaatccaaagcGGTGaacctgggccaatgaagcagagtgcacaaactcaaccacctggccatgggactggccccagtttattatttttaagtgacaaaTATTTTCAAGTGACAAACTTTGTTAGTTGTAATTTCTCATTACaactattaataaatattatccaTATACACAAAAGCTCTTTTAGGGTCCTCATTAATTTTTAAGggtgttgtaggggaggaaaaataactttccctCTACCCTTGAGGTTCTTGGTTGAAACCCTACTAGTAATAAAAGATTaacataagaaaagaaagtttaattgcatacatatgtgtgtacatacgGGAGCCCCACAGATAGATTCAAAAAGGAGCCAAAAGATTCGGATTTATATATTGTTCTAAGCTAAAGAAAGGAATAGGGGTCTGGGGTTTCAAAATGGGGGGAGGCAGTTCATGAAGGCGAGATGAGGAAAAGGTTGATAAGCAAGGTTGCTGGGCATGCAGAGAGCTCTCTCAGGCGAGGTTAGCTCTGGTAATAGCTCTCTGCCTAGTTCAGACCCCCTTTCTAATGTAAATATCCCTCACAAAAGAGTAACTTCCAagctgttttcagagcttctcctgtgtctggaatttttcaaaataatcagctcaaaataatccttatgccaccccaaaatgtgcctctttgtcATAAGGATTATCTTGAGCTGGTTATTTTGTTACAAAAGTTATCCTTTTGTGAGAGACATTTACAactataagggaaatctccatttgtaagggtgtttCCCTCTGTGCACCAGGAAGAGCAAATGACTAAGTCTCTAGAAAATTCTATTAATGGAGAAGGCACGGACTTCAATCTGTATAACAACCTTACCCttctttactgtgcttttcctggtgaCCTCCATAACTGGCTCCCTTCCCaatatcttttctctttagctggagatggtatttaaggtggtggtttgGGCCATTTCAGGgatttactcagttttcctgggtatctcccatgtatacgggAGATACATATAACAAGTTTAtccatgttattaaacttctgtttgtttttctcggGTTAATATGTTATTACAGGGGATGGGGGTAGGAGGGAGAACCTAGAAAAACCCAGAAGGGTAGGgggaaagttatttttcctcccctatgtgggggattggaattggccagctgaagacatgtctctttggcaggaggattattttgggctgcttACTATTAAAAACTGCAGATATGAGAGAAACTgcgaaaagtagaagttaccctttgttaagagacatttacattgtaaaggaaatctccatctgtaaaggtgtctccctctctgcaccaggaagaaggggggatgaccttctctctagaaactctcatcaatgtggaaggcaaggactcaagtctgcataataacatGACCCtcgtttactgtacttgtctggtgatctcccataactgactccccccacccccaacatcctcctttgtagctgatgatggtatttaagatgagaacctctgctaTTTTGGCGAGTTACTGAGTTTGCCTGaatctctcccatgtatacatgttataaagctttgtttaattttctcctgttattctgtctcttgtcaatttaattcatcgtctggccagaaggacctagagtgggttgaggaaatgtcttcctcccctacaactacAAGTGTAAGGGGTCCTGAGATTAAAAAGTGAgaactgggccagcccagtggtgcagtggttaagtttacatgttctgcttcggtggcccagggtttgccagttcggatcccgggtgtgaacctatgcaccacttgtcaagccatgctgtggcaggcgtcccacacataaagtagaggaagatgggcatggttgttagcccagggccaatcttcctcagcaaaaagaggaggattggcagcagatgtcagctcagagctaatcttcctaaaaaataaataaataaaaagtgagaaccactgccttaaagTTTAGAAGGAAAGAGGATGGAGTTCAGATCACAAGAGGAATGTTTAGCCTTTGAGGTGAAGAGGTAACTCCTTAACTTAAAAAGAAGGTGAAGAGGATGGATGATACGAGATTAGGGTCTTCTAATTCATTATAAGAGGTGGAGGGCTTTCCCCACCTGATAGACTCTATTCTTTAatctacttatttatatatttatctacatatttattcacttaaaaattttcttcttggtatagggccagccctggtggcctggtggttaagttcggtgccgtctgcttcaggcggcccaggttcctgggtgcggacctacggcATTGTCCGTCAGTGGTCATGCCatgtggcagctcacatacaaaaagaggcagattggcaacagatgttagctcagagccaggcttcctcagcaaaaggaggaggattggcagcaggtgttagcttggggctaaccttcctcaaaaaaaaaaaaatccctatgaAGTCCCAGACAGCTCCTGAGTGGCTCATGCAAGAGGCAGAtccaaacatataaagaactcttaacaatcaacaataagcaaacaaatcaataaaaaatgaataagtgaTTAGACATTTAATCACAGAAGAGAatcagatggcaaataagctcatgaaaaaatgctcaacctcCTAGCCATTGGTGAACtgcaaatgaaaaacacagtaaGAGGctactacatacctattagaatagctaaaattttaaaaaagtgacaaTGTCAAGTGCTGGTCAgtatgcagagaaactggaactcatatgttgctggtaggaatgcCAAGCGGTAcagttactttggaaaacagtttggcagtttcctttAAAGTTAAAGGTACACtcaccatatgactcagcaaccCCACTCCTAGGTACTcactcaaataaaatgaaaacttcactggAGTGAAGGTCACACAAAAACTTTtatgcaaatgtttataacagATCTATTTATCATAACTCCAAActgaagcaacccaaatgtccttcaactgggAAATGGATAAACCAACTGGCACATctgtggaatactattcagcaatgaaaaggaatgaactattggtaCTGACCACACGGATGGGTCTCCAATgtattacactgagtgaaagagGACAGCCttaaaaggctgcatactgtaagactccatttatatgacattctggaaaagacaagactgtacagatggagaacagatcaatCCGTACCAGCAGGTAAGAGCTGGGGGAGGGTAGACTACAAAGGGGATGTAGAACTAGGATATTTTGGGAGAAAGGGCTGATGAAACTGTGATCTCAATTGCTCCAATAGTGTCCTACTGCTGCTATAACACAAATTtgtggcttaagacaacaaaattggggctggcctggtggcatagtggttaa of Equus quagga isolate Etosha38 chromosome 3, UCLA_HA_Equagga_1.0, whole genome shotgun sequence contains these proteins:
- the LOC124237008 gene encoding LOW QUALITY PROTEIN: putative tripartite motif-containing protein 75 (The sequence of the model RefSeq protein was modified relative to this genomic sequence to represent the inferred CDS: inserted 2 bases in 1 codon; substituted 2 bases at 2 genomic stop codons), with the translated sequence MAVEAALAGLQAEANCPICLDYLRDPVTIECGHNFCRSCIQQSWEDRWDMFPCPVCRHPCQQRHFRSNAQLGRMIDVTKLLHITRSKKKRQEERRLCKKHNQLLTLFCEEDLEVLCALCTQPPDHQGHQVRPLEEAASHHRQRLSSYIEPLKKQVADVQKLISIQSKKPLELGEKMENQRQGLFSEFECLKQSLERDQEVVLSKVADEEKDIQXKLSANITAFSDHISTLKGLLSKVVENSVMSEVXLLSQIKNFYQGAGPSEDEMSPSIFSIQLRRKGCSFPLQHSALQKIIEKFRVNIILDPETAHPHLMVSEDKKCVTYKEKTKPDFPKRFTVNTVVLGFPFFHSGRHFWEVEARDKSELALGVCKDXLPTKARRPPSARQRCWKIQLQGDSYAAPGAIPPPLLLEVKLGSIGIFLDYQLGEISFYNMTEKSHIYTFTDTFTGPLRPYVHIGSESKPLRICTGTDCE